CTTGGAAAGATCTGACGGAGCCGCATCAGAAAACGCATACTGCGGATACAGATAACAGTCAGAGACAAAGTTCGCCGTAACCCATCCGTGTTTGAGAATATTTTCAACGGTCGCCGACCCCTTAAAAAGAATCATTCGCGGAGACATCCCGGGCTTCACAATAATTCCCATCGGAGCTGCGTTGTCCTTTGTCACCGCAATAACTTCGGTAATACCTTCGCCTAACAGTCCCATTTCCATCCCTCTAAAAGTGCGGTAAAAATTCCCGCAATACAGATATCAGCAAGAGAACCAGGGTTGATACCATCTCTGATGCACTCCTCATCAAACTCTGCAAGCGTTTCATTCCCTGCAAGAACCGCGGCCGCTTTTTGCATAACCGCTTCAGCAGTTGCCTGATCAAACTTTTTCGCAATAAACGTGTCAGGACACTCGGCCATCAGCGACAGAAACATTTTCGTAATGTTTTTTTCCCCATCACCAAGTTCAAACAGCAGATTGGCAGCTCTCCGGGTCAGCAGAAATCCGTTCGTCCACTCGCGGGCAACCATGTCATGCAGGGCTGAATACTCCATCACCTGATACATCGTGATCTTCTCATCGATCAGCCGCTGAATCGATGAAGGATCATTTACATCCATAGGATCTTCGGATCTGACCCGCACCTGCGTAAGGCCGAATGCTTTGTAAAAGAGAACCGCATCCTCGATCGTGGTCTTTTTCACCACCTCTGCCGCGCCGGCAGTTCCTCTGCCTGCGATCAGCGGAAGAAGAAGAATGAATGCGCCAAAATGTGTGTTGCCGCCGTTATGGATATTGGTTCTGGCAACCGCATCGTACATCGCTTCTCCAAGCGAGATACTGCCTTCCGCAACGCGGGAGAACACCGGTCCTGCCAGAACTGCGGATGCCAGAAAATGTGCAAGATGCGTGTCATCATAATCATGACATCGGTCGATATTGCCGGGCTTCTGCTTTGCGGTGACCTCAAGCAGCATGGCAAACTGTGCAAGTTCGGCGAGATTAACAGGTTCAACAGTCTGTTGGGACATCGGCGAAGATCTTCTCCATGATACCATCCGCAAGATCCCGTTTCAGCGCCATATACTCATTCTTTGGAAGAGGAACAGCCTTCAGTGTCATATCGCGGAACATGCAGGGTGTGGAAGATTTGCAGCACCAGGCAAGACTGCCGAAGCAGGTGTGGCTTCCCTGAGAGATTGGCGAACCCTGCACAAGTCCTTCTTTGAGTGCGAGGTAATCCTGGCGGCTCATGTCGATAGAGTCGAGGGTTGACAGCAGCGGACACTGTTTTACCGGCATGCAGCAGAACGTCAGGGACCTGAGGTCGCCGCCGCGGCAGAGCTGTTTGGGAGAGTTATACCAGCCGCTTTCTTCGGCGGTCGCACGAATGTAGCGGTCAAGAAGCTGGAGTGTTGGCACGCTTGCACCTCTTGCAAGGGAGACGAGGTCAGCACCGTGCGAGAACATGTCCATCATTTTGTCAGGGGAGTCGATGCTGTTGTTGGCGATGAGAATGAGAGGGCAGCTGTTTCTGATCTGGCGGATGCGGGTGTATCCGGTATCCATCAGGTCGATATGCAGAATGTCTGCGCCGGCAGCCCAGAGTTTTCTGGCAAGCAGCCGGTCGTCAGTGACGCCTGCCCGGGTTTTTACCGAGATGGTGACGCCTTCTGCATGAAGGGCGCGAACGAT
The genomic region above belongs to Methanorbis furvi and contains:
- a CDS encoding triphosphoribosyl-dephospho-CoA synthase, which encodes MSQQTVEPVNLAELAQFAMLLEVTAKQKPGNIDRCHDYDDTHLAHFLASAVLAGPVFSRVAEGSISLGEAMYDAVARTNIHNGGNTHFGAFILLLPLIAGRGTAGAAEVVKKTTIEDAVLFYKAFGLTQVRVRSEDPMDVNDPSSIQRLIDEKITMYQVMEYSALHDMVAREWTNGFLLTRRAANLLFELGDGEKNITKMFLSLMAECPDTFIAKKFDQATAEAVMQKAAAVLAGNETLAEFDEECIRDGINPGSLADICIAGIFTALLEGWKWDC
- a CDS encoding methanogenesis marker 9 domain-containing protein; this translates as MRGSNRFLSLNGKPVKTPVVLASMAGITDAAYVLERAAHVGAAFIGGFSLDAATQNAAKQMVAAGRTEFSDSLDDIATELAMLEGSNLVIGLNLRGSTPEAFVAAARKFGKNVIYEIDAHCRQQPMIEAHCGEYLLHNTDALCDIVRALHAEGVTISVKTRAGVTDDRLLARKLWAAGADILHIDLMDTGYTRIRQIRNSCPLILIANNSIDSPDKMMDMFSHGADLVSLARGASVPTLQLLDRYIRATAEESGWYNSPKQLCRGGDLRSLTFCCMPVKQCPLLSTLDSIDMSRQDYLALKEGLVQGSPISQGSHTCFGSLAWCCKSSTPCMFRDMTLKAVPLPKNEYMALKRDLADGIMEKIFADVPTDC